CGAAGGTGTACGCGGTGTAGAGGTCGCCGCCGACCAGGAACCAGGTGATCCAGCCGCCGAAGCTGCGCCCGCCGAGTCCCCACTCGTCGAGGTGGTTGATGTCCTTCGGCGCCCGCCACCGGGCCGCCACGAAGCCCATTCCGCTGACCAGCAGGAACAGGACCGCGAAGACGATGATCTCAGTGAGATGGTCCCGCCACACCGCCGCTCACCTCCGCTTCTTCGTCATCTGGTAGACCAGCGTCGTGGTGGAGACCCCGAGCAGGATGAAGGCCAGCTGTAGCCAGTAGAAGACCGGAAACCCGAACAGCCGGGGTGAGTCGTAGTTGAACAGCAGCGTGACCAGTGGCACCACGATCGGGATGAAGAGCAGCCAGTTCCACGGACTGTGGTCCTTCGCTCTGGACACCGCCGGGACCGGCGCCGCCTGTGGGGTGTCAGGTTCGCTCATGCCGTCACCTCGCTGCGCTCGGCGCCGTCGTGAGCTGTTCCAGCCCTGGACCGGCTGATTCGCTCGCTTCGCTCGCTCATACCGGAACTCCTCCGGGACTGTCCGTCATGGATCTACATGTGACGCCGGAGGTTAGGGCAGAGTGACGGCCGTCACCTGGCCACCTCGGGACCGTTGCGCCCAACGGCGACCACGGTGCGCCGAATGGTGACCAACGGGACCAACAAGGCCCGCATAGCGGATCTTTCAGATCAAAGAACAGATCGAAGGCCGGCGATAGGCCTTGATCGCCGGTCGGGAGGTTGCCATGCTGACCGGGTGCCGAGATTCCGCTCGTACGACACCACCGAACTGGCGTACCACGTGCTCGGCTCCGGGCCACCGTTGGTCTGCCTGCCCGGGGGGCCGGCCAGAGCGTCGAGCTACCTCGGCGACCTGGGCGGACTGAGCCGGGAACGCACCCTGCTCAAGCTCGATCTGCGCGGCAGCGGCGAGTCGGCTGTGCCGGAGGATCCCGCGAGCTACCGGTGCGACCGGCTCGTGGACGACGTCGAGGCGTACCGGATCCACCTCGGACTGGACCGGATGGACCTGCTGGCCCACTCCGCCGCCGGAAACCTCGCCGAGCTGTACGCGGCCCGGTTCCCCCACCGGCTGGCCCGACTCGTACTGGTCGCGCCCGGCCTGCGGTCGGTCGGGGTGGAGACGGTCGGCTTCGCCGAGGCGGTCGCCGCCCGGTCAACCCAGTGGTGGTACCCGGAGGCGAAGGCGGCGATGGACGCCTGGCAGGAGGCGGCGACCCGGGGCGCGGCACCCGAAGAAATCGCGGCGCACCGCACCGCCGCCGCCCCGTTCGCGTACGGGCGGTGGGACGAGCGGGCCCGGGCACACGTCGAGGCCGAACAGGAGGAGCGGTCCGGACCGGCCTCCGCCGGGTACTACGCCGGGTTCGCCCCGGACGTCGCGGCGGTTCGCGCGGCACTGACCGGACTCGACGCCCCGGTACTGATCGTGGCCGGTGAACTGGACCCCGCGCCGACGCCGCAGGCCGCCGAACTGCTCGCCGCGCTCTTCCCGAAGGCCGAGGTCGCGGTCCAGGACGGCGCCAGCCACTCCCCCTGGATCGACGACCACGGCAGGTTCGTCAAGACCGTGCTCGCCTTCCTCGCCGACGGGCGTCCCGCCGACGAGCGCTGAACTTCACGGGCACCCGGGAGGTCAGGGGTCAGATCCCGGCCAGGTGGGCGGTGTCGTTGACGGTCCGGACCGCCATCCCGCCGTCCGGCCAGATGTCCATGAGGGACAGGCCGGCCGGATCGAGGTAGAGCCGGTGCAGGAAGGCGTCCGTCGCGGCGAGCGCGTCCCGCAGCGCGATCTTCACCGGCGAGACGTGCGAGACCACCACCACCGTCTCCCCCGGGTACGAGTCCAGCAGCTTGGCCATCGCCCGGTTCACCCGGATGGTCACCTCGACGAAGGACTCCCCGCCCGGCGGGGCGACTGCCGGCGAGGCCAGCCAGGCGTCGAGTTCGGCCGGCCACCGCTCGCGTACCTCGGCGAAGGTCCGACCCTCCCAGTCGCCGAAGTCGCACTCGATCAGGTCCGGCTCGACCACCAGCGGTACGCCACCGAGCCCACCGGCGATGATCCCGGCCATCGACGTACACCGGGACAGCGGTGAGCTGACCACGGCGGCGACCGAGGAGACCAGGCCGGCCACCCGGCGGGCCGCCGCCCCGGCCTGGGCCAGGCCACGGTCGGAGAGCGGTACGTCGCCCCGGCCGGAGTACCGGCCCCGCTGGGTGTACTCCGTCTCGCCGTGCCGGAGCAGCAGCAACCGGGTGGCGGTGTCCGACGGTCGCGGCTCCCAGGAACTCTTCGCCGTGGACCCCTGGGCGGCGACCTCGTGGGACTTTGCCCGCCCGCTCGGATCGGCGGGTGCCTCGGCCCCGCCGGACTCGGCCGCCGGCCCGGTGGCGGCGGTGTCCCGGGAGACGCTCGGCACCTTGCCGGCGGCCAGGTCCATCGCCGCGTTGGCGAGCGCGTCGGCGTGCCGGTTCCGCTCCCGGGGAATCCAGGTGTACGACACCGAGTCGAACCGGCGGACCAGGCCGGCCGCCTGGGCGGCGAGCGGCCGGAGCCCGGCGTTCTTGATCTGCCAGCGGCCGGCCATCTGCTCGACGACCAGCTTGGAGTCCATCCGTACCTCGACCCCGGCCGCCCCCGTCTCGCGGGCGGCCTCCAGCCCGGCGATCAGGCCCCGGTACTCCGCGACGTTGTTGGTGGCGACGCCGATCGACTCGGAGCGCTCGGCCAGCACCTCGCCGGTACCGGCGTCCCGGACCACGGCGCCGTAGCCGGCCGGACCGGGGTTGCCCCGCGCGCCGCCGTCCGCCTCCACCACGACCCTACGACCGGGCACCGGTCCCCCCTCGATTCTGGTCATCGACTACGGTCACAGCCCCGACTCGGCGGTACGCACCATGATCCGCCGGCACTCCTCACAGCGCACCACCTCGTCCGGTGCGGCGGCCCGGATCCGGGCCCGGTCCGCGCCGTACAGGTCCAGCCGGCAGCCGCCGCAGCGTCCGCCCTGCATCAGCGCCGCGCCGAGCCCGCCCGAGGTTTCCCGGATCTTGTCGTAGAGCGTCACCAGGTCGGCCGGCAGGTCGTCCGCGAGCGGCTGCCGCGCGCCGACCTTGAACTCCTGCTCCTTGGTGATCTCGGCAAGGGTCTGGTTCCGCCGTTCCTCGGTCTCGGCACGCCGCTCCCGAATCGCCGTGAGCCGCTGTCCGATCCCGTCGAGTACGCCCTGCGCGGTTTCCCGCTGCTCCATCAGCTCCAGCTCGGCGTCCTCCAGCTCGGTCTGCCGCCGGTTGAGCGAGGCCATCTCGTGCTGCAACGCCTCCAGTTCCCGGGCCGGGCCGGAGCCGACCGTCAGCCGCGCCTGGTCCCGGTCCTTGCGGATCCGGACCTGCTCGACGTCCCGTTCCAGCCGGGCGATGTCACGATCCAGGTCGTCCACCGCCACCTGGGCCCGGACCCGCTCGTCCTCCAGCCCGGACAGCTCCCGGGCCTGCGCCTCCAGCTCGGCGTGCTCGGGCAGCGTACGGCGCCGGTGGGCGAGCTGCGCCAGCCCGGTGTCGATCGCCTGTAAGTCGAGCAGACGACGCTGGTCCTTCGGGTCGGCCTTCATCGGCGGGACTCCTTGTCCACTGGAGATGCGGGGGATGCCATGGGAGGTGCGGGATGTACCGCGGGTGCGGAGGAGGCAGCGTGCACCGTCCAGGGGTCGGTGTCCAGATCGGACACCACGGTCTCGACGGGAAGCCGCTTCCGCAGGTGTTCGGCGACGTCGTCCAGCCAGGGCCGCTCCGTCGCCCAGTGGGCGGCGTCCAGCAGGGCCGGCCCGCCGCCGGCGAGGTGCTCGCTGACCGGATGGTGGCGCAGGTCGGCGGTGAGGTACGCGTCGACACCGGCCCGCTCGGCGTCGGCGAGGTAGGAGTCGCCGGCCCCGCCGCTGACCGCCACGGTCCGGACCAGCCGGTCCGGCTCGCCCGCGGCGCGTACGCCCCAGGCGGTGGGCGGCAGCACCTGGGCGGCGTACGCGGCCAGGTCGGCGAGCGTCATCGGGGTGGGCAGCCGGCCGATCCGGCCGATTCCCCGCCCCTGCCCCACCGCCGGGTCGCCCGGGGCGGGCGGAACCAGTGGACGCAGGTCGATCAGGCCCAGTCGGGCGGCCAGCGCGTCGGAGACGCCCGGACTGGCCACGTCGGCGTTGGTGTGCGCGACGTACAGCGCGACGTCGTTCTTGATCAGCTCGTGCACGATCCGGCCCTTGTAGGTGGTGGCGGCCACCGACGAGACGCCACGGAGCAGGAGCGGATGATGCGCCACGATCAGGTCGGCCCGCTGGTCGAGCGCTTCCGCGACGGTCTCGGGCACCACGTCGACAACGCAGCAGACCCGACGTACCGGGGCGGAGGGATCACCGACCACCAGACCCACCCGGTCCCACCCCTGCGCCCAGGCCGGCGGATAACGCTCGTCGAGCGTCGCCACGACGTCGGCCACACTGACCTTCGGAGATCCGGATGCACCCACGGCGGCCCAGCTTACCGGCGATGGCACCACGGTGGCGTCGGCGGCGTCGCTCCGGGCCCCGTCGAGCGTACGGCGACCTCGCTCCGGCCCGCCCCGGCCGCCGTCGGCCGGGAACTCAGCCGAGCTGACCGCTGACCGAGAATCTGCTCCGCAGCGCCGTGACGGCCATCTCCCACGGAAAACTCTCCAGGTGACGCTCGCCCATGCCCGGCGGATGCAGCGGCATGACGTGGTCGCCGAAGAGCACCGTGACGTCCCAGTCCCGGAGGCGGGCGATGCTCTCCCGGAAGGCCGGATGCGCCGCCATCGCGGCGTTCGTGAACGGCATCGCCACGATCGGCAGCCCCTTGCCCAGTCCCTCGACCAGAAGACCGAGGGCGAGCGTGTCGGCGATGCCGGCGGCCCACTTGTTGATCGTGTTGACCGTGGCCGGACAGACGATCATGGCGTCCGCGTCGGGCAGCACGTCCGGATCCCCCGGGTTCTTGTACGTCGACCGCACCGGATGCCCGGTCTGTCGGGTCAACGCCGGTACGTCGGTGAACTTCGTCCCGTCCGGGGTCAGGATGACGCACACGTCCCATCCGTCACGCTGCCCCGAGTCGACCAGCCGGCCGACGTCCCGGGTCACCGGCGAACCGCAGGCGAGCACGTACAGCACCCGTGATCCCGTCGTCTCCGTCACGGGGCAATCCCGCGCAGCGCGGTCATATTCCTACTCCCATGTGCTCAGCCAACTCCGCAAACGGCGCCGGCGGCGCACCCCTTGTGCGACGGAGCACGTTTGACATCACCTCGTGCGCGATCGGCCGGCACCGGATCTCGGACGGAGCGAGCCGGTCGCCGTCGACCAGCGCCTCGCCGGCCTTGTCCAGGTCGCCGATCTGCGCGAACCCCCGGGCCAGGTCCAGCATGTGATGGGCCCGCCGCTCCGGCAGCAGCGCGTTGAACCCGTCCTGCCCCATGATCTTCTGCTCGTGGGTGTCGACCGCCTGCCAGCCCTCGCCGAGTTCCACCGCCGCCGCGGCCCGGTGCAGTTCCAGGTTCGTCGGCCCGAAACTGGTCCAGTAGTGGTTCTGGTCGCTCCCGAGCGCCCCGGCCACCTCCTCGGCGCCGTTCACCAGGTCCCGGACCGTGTTGTTGTCACCCATCCGGGCGGCCGCCATCGCACCCTGCAACAGCAGCATCCCGTAGACCGAGAGCCGCTCCGGGTTCGAGTCGTTGCCGCCGCCCGGCGCGAGCCGGTTGGCGACGCTGACGTTGACCTCCAGCGCCGGCCGGGCCCGGCCGAGCGCCAGCAGCGCGCTGCCGACCCGGTAGGTGGCCACGCCGGCCAGCAGCGGATCGTCGGCCCGCTGCGACACCGCCATCGAGCGATCGGCGGCGAGCCAGGCCAACTCGTACTCGCCCAGCTTGCGCAGCGCCGACGAGGCGATCTGGTACACCTGCCCCAGCAGGTGGGCGGCCGGCTGGGCATCGTCCCCGTTGGCGACGCTGTCCAGCGCCTGCGCGTCCCGGACCAGCTTCGGCAGCGCCCGGGTCAGTACGCCGTACCGGGCGTACTGGAAGGTCAGCCAGGCGTGGTTCACCGACTTGGTCATCTCGGCCAGCGACGGCGGCTGCGGAGTCGTCGCGAAGAACGTACTCATCGAGTCGTAGCGCTCCAGCGCAGAGCGGATCTCCTCCACCTCGACCTCGTCGATGCAGGTGAGGCCGTCGGCCCGGCGTTCGGGCTCCTTGCCGAGCAGCAGCGAGGCGTCGAGCTGCAGGACGTCGGCGATCTCGTACAGCACGGAGAACTTGTCCAACCGGCGTACGCCCCGCTCGACCTTGTCCACCCAGCTCTTCGACTTTCCGAGCCGATCGGCGAAGACCTGCTGCGACATCTTGCGGCGACCGCGCCAGTAGGCGACCCGGCGACCGATCGGCAGCTCATCCACGTCCGCCCCTCCTCTCTGCGTCGACGACGCCTCCGGCGGCCGGAAGAACACCCCGACCAAAGCGTGATGACCTCGTGTCTGTGCTGGTCGCACAGCATGTACGTCACCCCACAGGCGGCCGCTCGTAGCTTTCGATGCAACTTGCGGCTGTCTGACCGGACAAACGACCGCGCCATGACGCCAGTGACGGGCTTCGACCTGCATAACTGGCTGAGATCGTCAATTTAGGGGGTTCGCCATGATGTGGGGAAGAGTCCGTCCGCCCACAGTCCGGCTCAGCCAACTCGACCGGGTCCGGCTGCGCCGGGTCGCCGTCCGCTACGCGGGGCACGGCTGGGACGTCACACCCGGCGCCTGCCTGGCCCGACATCGATTCGTCTGCGGCCGGGCCGGCTGCCCGACCACCGGCTGCCATCCCGCCCTTGAGCAGTGGGAACAGACCGCCACCGCCGATCCGGCCCGGGTCGCCACCTGGTGGCGGATCCGTCCGCACGCGATCCTGCTGGCCACCGGACGGGCCTTCGACGTCCTGGAGGTCCCCGCCTACCTCGGCCGGTACGCGCTGGAACAGGCCCGCCCCCGGCTGTACGGCGCCGTCTCCGGTCAGCTGCGCGGCCCGGTGGCGATCACCCCGGGTGGGCGGTGGATGTTCCTGGTCCGTTCCGGCGAGCCGCTGCGGCCGGAGCTGGACAACTCCCTCTACGTGGTCCGGCACGGCCCCGGCTCGTGGATTCCGGCCCCGCCGACCCGGCTGCCGGAGGGGACGGTCCGCTGGGCCGTCTCGCCGGAGGAGAGCCGGTGGCGGCTGGCCGATCCGTACTGCGTACAGGAGTTGCTCATCGAGGCGCTGGAAGTCGTCACGCCCTCCCTGCCCGCCCCGCTCTTCCCCGCCCACCTGCCGGTCCCACGCCGAGGCTTCTGAGCCGCCCCGGTGGGCCGGGTCCAGGCGGGCGGTCCGGGCCCGGTCGTACGGTCCGACCCCGGTCGTACGGTCCCCGCCCACCTGCCCGGTCCCGACCGACCGCTCGCAGGGCCGGCCAGGAGAAGCGTGAGAGCCGGCCCGGACCGGGTACTCCGGCGGCGGACTGGTAGACGTCTGAGGAGAGGGCCCTGGCCATGCTCAGCAAAGAGGATCAGCGCCGGTTTGACGAGATCACGCACCAGCTCCGCGTAACCGATCCGGAGTTCGTCGCCCGGCTGGGCGACCGGAGCAGGCTCCGCCGTGCCCGACTGATACTCGTGTTGACCTTCGTATTGTGGGCCACGGTACCGGCCCTGGTCGTCCTCGGCGGCTGGCTGGCCGTGGCGATCGCCCCGGCGGTCCTGGTCGCGGCCACCCTGTTGATGTGGCAGGCGCGACGGAACCGGTGAGCCCGGCTGCCCGGTCGCCCGGGTGGCGCTACCGCTCAGCCCTGCTCCGCGCCGAAGCGGAGGTAGGCCCGGCGAAGCCGCTCGGCCAGTCCGGGTCCGCCGATCGCCGCGCCGGGCGGACCGAGCTGGCGCAGCACCAGCTCCGGCTCCGTCGCCAGGGTCGGCCCTCGGGTCGGCAGCGGCACCGGGGCCAGCCAGAACCGGTCGACCATCCCGGACAACGGCTCGGCGGGCAGGTCGGCGAGCGCCAGCTCGGCACCGACCGGAGCCGGCTGCGCCGGGCCCGGCGACGTGGCGGACGGCGCCGATCCGTCGACACCGGACAATGCGGCGCCGGTACGGGCCCGACGGCGGCCACCGGATCGCGCTGTCGCACCGGCCCCGGCAGCCCCGTGCCCGGTACCCGGGTCGGCGCCGGTGTCGCCGCCGCGCAGCTCCCGTAGTCGGGCCAGCAGCCGGGCCCGGTCCCGCCCCCGCCAGTGCAGCAGCTGGAACGGATCCGCGTCGAAGGCCTCGGCGAGCAGATAGAACGTCGCGGCCAGATGCTTGCAGGGCACCGCGAAGTCCGGGCAGTTGCACCGCTGGTCCAGCTCGTTGATCCGGGCCGGAAACAACGGTGCGCCCGCCTCGGTGAAGACCGCCTCCAACTCCGGCGGTACGTCACCGGCGAGCAGCCGCGCGCTGAACAGCGCCTGCGCGGCGAGCAACGTCTCGATCCGGGCCCACACCGGTTCGGCGAACGGGCGCAGTCGGATCGACACCTGGTAGGGCGCGGGCCGGGAACCCTGCACCAGGGCGGTCACCTCGCCGGGCGCCACCTCGAGCGAGAGCACCTGCCCGGCCCGGGCGTACGACCGGCCCCGGGTGAGCCGGGTGCCGAGGGCGAACGACTCGAGTACGTCGAGGAAGCGCCGGGACCACCAGGACTGCCCGATGGCCCCCCGGGCGGTACGCGCCCGCAGTCCACCGGAGACCCGGCGCGGTGGGCCGTACTCGGCGAAGTCGGGCCCGCCGGAGCGCCTCGGCTCGCCCGTGCCGTCGCCCCTGGACTTGCCGGTCACTCCACCACCGCCCCGGTCTCGAGGGCGAAGAGCTGCCGCAGCTCCGATGTCGACAGTTCGGTGAGCCACTGCTCCCCGGTGCCGACGATCCTCGCGGCCAGTCCGCGCTTCTCGGCGATCATCGCCGCGATCTTCTCCTCCACGGTGCCGGCACAGACGAACTTCCGGACCTGTACCGCACGCCGCTGGCCGATCCGGAACGCCCGGTCGGTGGCCTGGTCCTCCACCGCCGGATTCCACCAGCGGTCGACGTGGATGACGTGGTTGGCGGCGGTCAGGGTCAGCCCGGTGCCGCCGGCCTTCAGGGAGAGGATGAACAGCGCCGGACCGTCCTCACCGGCCGCGGTGGACCCGTCCGCCGGCAGACCCTGGAAGCGGGCCACCATCGCGTCCCGGTCCGCCTTGCCGATCCCGCCGTGCAGGTAGAGCACCTCCCGGCCGAACCGGGCGGCCAGGTGCGCCCGGAGCATGCCGCCGAATTCGGCGTACTGGCTGAAGATCAGTGCCTTCTCGCCGGCCGCCAGCACCTCGTCGAGGATCTCCTCCAGCCGGGCGAGCTTGCCGGACCGGCCGGAGAGCGTCGAGCTGTCCCGCAGCAACTGGGCCGGGTGGTTGCAGACCTGTTTCAGCCTGGTCATGGTGGCCAGCACCAACCCGCGCCGCTCGATCCCCTCGCTGGACTCGATCTTGGCCATCATGTCGTCCACCACCGCCTGGTAGAGGGACGCCTGCTCCCGGGTGAGGTTGCAGAGCACCTCCATCTCCAGCTTCTCCGGCAGGTCGGTGATGATCGACTTGTCGGTCTTCACCCGTCGGAGCACGAACGGGCCGGTGATCCGGCGCAGCCGCGCCGCCGCCTCGTCGTCCCCGTGCCGCTCGATCGGCTCGGCGTACCGCTTCTTGAAGGCCGACGCGCCACCGAGCAGGCCGGGATTGGCGAACTCCATGATCGACCACAGGTCGGCCAGGCGGTTCTCGACCGGCGTACCGGTGACCGCCACCCGGTGCCGGGCGGGCAGTGCCCGGACCGCGCCGGCCTGCCGGCTCGCGGCATTCTTGATCGACTGTGCCTCGTCCACCACGATCCGGTGCCAGTCGATCTCGGCCAGCGCGGCCGCGTCCCGGGCCGCCAGCGAGTACGTGGTGAGCACCAGGTCCGCGTCCCGCACCGCCGCGACGAACTCCGCCCCGCGCGGGCGCTCGGCACCATGGTGTACGTGCACCAGCAGCTCCGGTGCGAACCGCGCCGCCTCCCGCTGCCAGTTGCCGACCAGGGACATCGGACAGACCAGCAGGGTCGGACCGGCCTCCGTCGGGTCCCCGGCGATCAGCGCCAACATCATGATCGTCTTACCCAGCCCCATGTCGTCGGCGAGGATGCCGCCGAGGCCGAGTGACTGGAGGAAGCTCAGCCAGGCCAGCCCTCGCCGCTGGTACGGGCGCAGCGTGCCCCGGAAGCCCTCCGGCGCGTCCCGGGGGGTGAGGTGCCGCTCGGCCTGCCCGGCGAGCAGGTCACCGAGCGGGCCGTCGGCACTGACCCCGAGCACCGGCAACGCCTCCGGATCGTCCTGACTGGCCAGGCCGAGCCGGAGCAGGTCGCCGACGGTCAGTTCGCCGCCCGCCCGGAGCAGCTTGAGTCCGGCCGCGAGCCGCTTGGCGTCCAGCTCGACCCACTGGCCACGGAGCCGGACCAGCGGCGTCTTCAGCTTCGCCAGCGCCCGCAGTTCGGTACCGGAGAGCGGCTGGTCGCCCAGCGCCAGCTCCCACTCGTAGTCGACCAGCGCGTCCATCCCCAGCGAGCTGCGCGAGGCAACGGTCCCCGGGGCGGTACGGGTACGCGCCTGCAACCGGGCGCCGAGTCGCGCGCCCGGCCGCTGCCACCAGGAGGGCAGCAGCACCCCGAACCCGGCGGCGTGCAGCACCGGCGCGCCGTCGCGGAGAAACCGGTGTGCCCCCTCGGTATCCAACTCCAGAGCCTCCGGCGCGGCCGTACGCAGCGCGTCGTCCAGCTCCGGCCACAGCCGGCTGGCCCGGCCCAGCTCGGTCAGCAGCGTCTCCTGGGGCGCGGCCAGGTGCCGGGCCAGCGCCCGCAGATCGGCTCGGGCGGTCCAGATCCGGTCCGCCCCGACGACCAGACTCGGCTCGTCGGCGGCCTGGAGGGCGAACTCCACCCGCCAACGGCCGCCCGAGCCGTCGGAGCTGTCTGGGGCGTCAAAGTCGCCCGAGCCGTCGGAGCCGTCGCCCGAGCCGTCGGAGCCGTCCGGGCTTGCTTCCGCCTCGTCGGCCTCGGCCAGGTCGATGATCAGTCCGGTGGCGGCGTCGATCTCCGCCGGGGCGGCCGGCTCGACGAGGCGGAAGCACGCCCGGACCGGACTGCCGGCGGCATCCCGTTGCCAGGCGCGCAACTCGGTGTCGAGCGCGACGAGCGCCTCCGGCCGCGCCGTGAACCCCCGCTGCCGTCCGGTCAGCGCCCGCAGCCAGGCCCGTACGGCGGCGTCGGCGGCGCTGGCCCGACCCGCCCCGATCAGGCGTACTCCCTCCAGGGTGCTCCGGGCGGCGGCGTCGGTGAGCGCGTCCAGCGCGTCCGCGACCGTGGCCGCCGCCGAGCCGCCCGGTACGGCCGCAGCGTCCGACGGTGCGGTGGCATCCGCCCCCGGTGCCTCGGCCGCGGCCCGGGTCACCGGCGGCAGTGCCATGGTGAGCGCGCGGGCCCAGCCGGCGTCCGCGCCGGTCAGCAACGGTCGCCAGACCGCGTCGGCCGACGTGGCGGACCGGCTCGACTGATCGGCGTCGACGCCACGCCGCACCCCGGGCAGGGCCCGTCCCCGGCGTACCAGTTCGACGGCGAACCCGGCCAGCCCGGCGAGATGTCGCAACGACGCCCCGTGCACCGCCCCGGTCACCTCCGGAGCGCCGGGAGCCGCCCCGGCACCGAGCGGTCCCTGCTCGCCGAACGCGATCAGCACGGGCAGCGCGTGGTCGGCGTCGTACTCCAGGACCGGCACCTGCCACCGCGCCAGGGTCACCGGCCCCCGGGCGGGCTCGGCCGGGTCGGTGCGGACCAGCTCCGGCGAGTCGGCGGGGGCGCCGGAGCGGGTGGGCAGGGCGAGCGGGACCGTGTCGGTCGTCGCCTTGGCGGCGAGGTCACCGAGCGCTCCGGTCAGCCCGGGATGCCCGACCGCGAACGGATGTGGCCGGCTCCTGGGCGGGCGACCGGGCCGACGC
The nucleotide sequence above comes from Plantactinospora soyae. Encoded proteins:
- a CDS encoding DUF3311 domain-containing protein, giving the protein MSEPDTPQAAPVPAVSRAKDHSPWNWLLFIPIVVPLVTLLFNYDSPRLFGFPVFYWLQLAFILLGVSTTTLVYQMTKKRR
- a CDS encoding alpha/beta fold hydrolase codes for the protein MPRFRSYDTTELAYHVLGSGPPLVCLPGGPARASSYLGDLGGLSRERTLLKLDLRGSGESAVPEDPASYRCDRLVDDVEAYRIHLGLDRMDLLAHSAAGNLAELYAARFPHRLARLVLVAPGLRSVGVETVGFAEAVAARSTQWWYPEAKAAMDAWQEAATRGAAPEEIAAHRTAAAPFAYGRWDERARAHVEAEQEERSGPASAGYYAGFAPDVAAVRAALTGLDAPVLIVAGELDPAPTPQAAELLAALFPKAEVAVQDGASHSPWIDDHGRFVKTVLAFLADGRPADER
- a CDS encoding bifunctional RNase H/acid phosphatase produces the protein MPGRRVVVEADGGARGNPGPAGYGAVVRDAGTGEVLAERSESIGVATNNVAEYRGLIAGLEAARETGAAGVEVRMDSKLVVEQMAGRWQIKNAGLRPLAAQAAGLVRRFDSVSYTWIPRERNRHADALANAAMDLAAGKVPSVSRDTAATGPAAESGGAEAPADPSGRAKSHEVAAQGSTAKSSWEPRPSDTATRLLLLRHGETEYTQRGRYSGRGDVPLSDRGLAQAGAAARRVAGLVSSVAAVVSSPLSRCTSMAGIIAGGLGGVPLVVEPDLIECDFGDWEGRTFAEVRERWPAELDAWLASPAVAPPGGESFVEVTIRVNRAMAKLLDSYPGETVVVVSHVSPVKIALRDALAATDAFLHRLYLDPAGLSLMDIWPDGGMAVRTVNDTAHLAGI
- a CDS encoding zinc ribbon domain-containing protein is translated as MKADPKDQRRLLDLQAIDTGLAQLAHRRRTLPEHAELEAQARELSGLEDERVRAQVAVDDLDRDIARLERDVEQVRIRKDRDQARLTVGSGPARELEALQHEMASLNRRQTELEDAELELMEQRETAQGVLDGIGQRLTAIRERRAETEERRNQTLAEITKEQEFKVGARQPLADDLPADLVTLYDKIRETSGGLGAALMQGGRCGGCRLDLYGADRARIRAAAPDEVVRCEECRRIMVRTAESGL
- a CDS encoding Nif3-like dinuclear metal center hexameric protein, which produces MGASGSPKVSVADVVATLDERYPPAWAQGWDRVGLVVGDPSAPVRRVCCVVDVVPETVAEALDQRADLIVAHHPLLLRGVSSVAATTYKGRIVHELIKNDVALYVAHTNADVASPGVSDALAARLGLIDLRPLVPPAPGDPAVGQGRGIGRIGRLPTPMTLADLAAYAAQVLPPTAWGVRAAGEPDRLVRTVAVSGGAGDSYLADAERAGVDAYLTADLRHHPVSEHLAGGGPALLDAAHWATERPWLDDVAEHLRKRLPVETVVSDLDTDPWTVHAASSAPAVHPAPPMASPASPVDKESRR
- a CDS encoding flavoprotein, producing MTETTGSRVLYVLACGSPVTRDVGRLVDSGQRDGWDVCVILTPDGTKFTDVPALTRQTGHPVRSTYKNPGDPDVLPDADAMIVCPATVNTINKWAAGIADTLALGLLVEGLGKGLPIVAMPFTNAAMAAHPAFRESIARLRDWDVTVLFGDHVMPLHPPGMGERHLESFPWEMAVTALRSRFSVSGQLG
- a CDS encoding helix-turn-helix domain-containing protein; translated protein: MDELPIGRRVAYWRGRRKMSQQVFADRLGKSKSWVDKVERGVRRLDKFSVLYEIADVLQLDASLLLGKEPERRADGLTCIDEVEVEEIRSALERYDSMSTFFATTPQPPSLAEMTKSVNHAWLTFQYARYGVLTRALPKLVRDAQALDSVANGDDAQPAAHLLGQVYQIASSALRKLGEYELAWLAADRSMAVSQRADDPLLAGVATYRVGSALLALGRARPALEVNVSVANRLAPGGGNDSNPERLSVYGMLLLQGAMAAARMGDNNTVRDLVNGAEEVAGALGSDQNHYWTSFGPTNLELHRAAAAVELGEGWQAVDTHEQKIMGQDGFNALLPERRAHHMLDLARGFAQIGDLDKAGEALVDGDRLAPSEIRCRPIAHEVMSNVLRRTRGAPPAPFAELAEHMGVGI
- a CDS encoding bifunctional DNA primase/polymerase — protein: MWGRVRPPTVRLSQLDRVRLRRVAVRYAGHGWDVTPGACLARHRFVCGRAGCPTTGCHPALEQWEQTATADPARVATWWRIRPHAILLATGRAFDVLEVPAYLGRYALEQARPRLYGAVSGQLRGPVAITPGGRWMFLVRSGEPLRPELDNSLYVVRHGPGSWIPAPPTRLPEGTVRWAVSPEESRWRLADPYCVQELLIEALEVVTPSLPAPLFPAHLPVPRRGF
- a CDS encoding DUF3040 domain-containing protein, with translation MLSKEDQRRFDEITHQLRVTDPEFVARLGDRSRLRRARLILVLTFVLWATVPALVVLGGWLAVAIAPAVLVAATLLMWQARRNR
- a CDS encoding SWIM zinc finger family protein; protein product: MTGKSRGDGTGEPRRSGGPDFAEYGPPRRVSGGLRARTARGAIGQSWWSRRFLDVLESFALGTRLTRGRSYARAGQVLSLEVAPGEVTALVQGSRPAPYQVSIRLRPFAEPVWARIETLLAAQALFSARLLAGDVPPELEAVFTEAGAPLFPARINELDQRCNCPDFAVPCKHLAATFYLLAEAFDADPFQLLHWRGRDRARLLARLRELRGGDTGADPGTGHGAAGAGATARSGGRRRARTGAALSGVDGSAPSATSPGPAQPAPVGAELALADLPAEPLSGMVDRFWLAPVPLPTRGPTLATEPELVLRQLGPPGAAIGGPGLAERLRRAYLRFGAEQG